The window AGCCTTCGCCGCCATTTCCATCTCCGGCCCGGTGTCGCGCATCACCGACGATCGCGTGATCGAGCTGGGCGCGCTGGTGATCCATGCAGCCAAAGAGATCAGCCTGGCCTACGGCGGCGTGCGCTGATCCAGCCCATCCGAGGGGCGCCCCAGCGCGCCCCTGCTCCCCTGCCATGCTCTGTTGTCAGCATGTAACAGGCTGTCGGCATCCTGTTTAGCACACAGGCAAAAAGCTTGAAGCCGATCACAGTTAACGATCCTCACGGCGAAAGCCCATTGCAACCGCTCAAACTTCCTTCGACAATGTTACCGATAACATGTTACCGGTAACAATCAGACTAAACGAAGGTAACGTCACCCGGTGTTTTGGAGCCAAACCATGACCAACAATCAAAATCGCATTTACGTCGTTATGGGCGTTTCCGGCAGCGGCAAGTCCGCCGTCGCCGCCGCCGCGGCCCGCCAACTCTCCGCCGGCTTCCTCGACGGCGACTTCCTGCACCCGCGCAGCAATATCCTGAAGATGGCCGCCGGCGAGGCGTTGAACGACGACGATCGCGCGCCGTGGCTGGCCGCGCTCAACGACGCCGCCTTCGCCATGCAACGCACCAACAACGTGTCGATCATCGTCTGTTCGGCGTTGAAAAAGCAGTATCGCGACCGCCTGCGCGCCGGCAACGGCAACCTGTCATTCATCTATCTGCACGGCGAGTTCCCGGTGATCGAATCCCGCCTGGCGGCGCGCAACGGCCACTTCTTCAAGCCGCAGATGCTGGTCACCCAGTTCGCCGCGCTGGAGCAACCGGGCGCCGACGAGAACGACGTGATGGCGATCGACATCAATCAACCGCTGGACGCGGTGATCGCCGATACCGTGCGCCATATCCAAAGTTTCCTCCCGCAGGACGTGTGCGCGTGAGTACTGTAACGCTGGTCGGTACCGCAGTCGGCTCGGTTTTACTGCTGTTATTCCTGGTGATGAAGGCGCGCATGCACGCCTTCGTCGCGCTGATGCTGGTGTCCATCGCCGCCGGCATTTTCTCCGGCATGCCGC of the Serratia marcescens subsp. marcescens ATCC 13880 genome contains:
- the gntK gene encoding gluconokinase, with protein sequence MTNNQNRIYVVMGVSGSGKSAVAAAAARQLSAGFLDGDFLHPRSNILKMAAGEALNDDDRAPWLAALNDAAFAMQRTNNVSIIVCSALKKQYRDRLRAGNGNLSFIYLHGEFPVIESRLAARNGHFFKPQMLVTQFAALEQPGADENDVMAIDINQPLDAVIADTVRHIQSFLPQDVCA